A window of bacterium contains these coding sequences:
- a CDS encoding DUF2283 domain-containing protein yields the protein MATVTTKRTTDFISNCVVAATDILKLPIQQVWLDYDKEADVLYMSFRKPQRATTTIETDDDILIRKDGKNIVGLTILNASSRK from the coding sequence ATGGCAACAGTGACAACTAAGAGAACAACGGATTTCATCAGTAACTGTGTTGTAGCAGCAACCGACATCCTAAAATTACCAATTCAGCAGGTGTGGCTGGACTATGATAAGGAGGCAGATGTACTCTATATGAGTTTCCGTAAACCCCAGCGAGCTACCACAACAATTGAAACGGATGACGATATATTGATACGGAAAGATGGAAAAAACATTGTTGGTTTGACAATATTGAATGCGAGTAGTAGAAAATAA